Within the Candidatus Margulisiibacteriota bacterium genome, the region AAAAACGCTACACTTCCGGCCAGTCTATTGCGCTGCATGAATTTATGTATCCGCTTTTGCAGGGTTATGACTCCGTCGCGTTGCAGGCTGACGTCGAGCTGGGCGGCACAGACCAAAAATTCAATATGCTGGTCGGCCGCGATCTGCAGGCCAACGCCGGTCAGGAGCCGCAAAATATTATCATCATGCCGATACTTGAGGGGCTAGACGGCCTGAACAAAATGTCCAAGTCACTCGGCAATCATATCGGCATTACCGAGCCGCCCAATGAGATGTTCGGCAAACTGATGTCCCTGCCTGACCAGCTGATGCCGCGCTACTATCAGCTGCTGACCGAGCTGCCTTTTGACCCCAACGAACATCCGCGCGCGGCCAAGGAAAAACTGGCCAGCTATATTGTCGCGCGCTATCACAGCACGGCGGCGGCGGCGGCGGCGGCGGAAAATTTCAAAAATGTTTTTGCCAACAACGGCGCGCCGGACGATATCGCGGTCTTGTCCGCCAGGGATTTTCTTGGTTTGCCGCTGGCCAAACTGCTGACAGCCGCCGGTCTATCTGCCAGCAACGCCGAAGCCAAACGCGACATTCAAGCCGGCGCGGTCAAGGTCAACGGGGAAAAAGTCTCTGATCCGCAGGCAGCGGTCGTTGCCGTAGACCCAACGGAGTTGATTATTCAGGTGGGCAAAAGAAAGTTTGTCAAGCTGAGCTAAGTTTCGCCTTGTTGCTAATGCATAAAAGTATAGTATAATTATATGCATAAAAAGGAGACGATTATATGCGGACAACTCTGGAGCTTGACCAAGCCCTGCTAGGAGAAGCCATGCGCTGGACTGGACAGCCCACCAAGACGGCCGTAATCACCACGGCCTTGAAACAAATTATTCAAACGCAAAAAAGACTACGGCTGATCGGTCTGTCCGGCAAGGTAAAACTGCCAATCAACCTCAACCGCACCAGACAAAGAGCATGAAGTATTTGGTTGACAGCTGTGTTTGGATAGACTTTTTCGGGCAGAAAAAACATTTTAAAATTATCTCCCGCCTTTTGTTTAATAACTCTGCCGTTCTAAACGAAATAATCCTGGCCGAATTGCTGCCAGTGGCCAAACTGCAAAAAGAAACTACTTTTATTGATTGTTTGTCTGGTCTGGAAATCGCGCCGCTGCACATTGTTTGGCCGGAAATCACGGAAATGCAATATCAGTGTCTCAAAGGCGGTTTAAACAAAGTCGGTTTGCTGGACATAGTCATCGCGCAGAATGCTAAACAAAACGGACTGGCTTTACTTTCCACAGATAAACATATGCGCTTTTTGGCGCGGAAATTTGGTGTGCAATTGAAACAGGCTTAAAGCGGCAGGCCGCCCAGATTATTTAAATTCAAATTTTGCTGCAGGTTTTGTTGGATGTTTTTGCGGAATTCCGCCTCGATCTGCGTCTGCGACGGCAGGGGTATTTCCACAGCCTGGTCAAACGGAATGGATTCTTTAAAAAATAACGCGGCATTCAGTTCATAGCGTCCGGTCAAACGCACGCGCACAAACTCTTGCCCGTCAAGCACCGCCTTGACCAGATCCGCCGCTGAGTCAAAAATTTTAGCGAACTCAATATTTTGTTCTAAAACAAAACTGGTGTCCGTATTGGCTTTCGCTTCAAGGTCATTGGTCTGGCCGGCCGCCAATTCTTTTTCCTGCAAAAGCAGCGTGTAACTCACCTTGCCCTGTAGCGGAAAAACATTAGGATTGCTCACGGAAAAATTAATCCTGGCGCTGGCGGACTGCAGATCATTTAGCTCGACCACGCAGTCTTTATAGCTGATCGTCGGCTGCTGCATACAGCCGAACAAACAAAAGCAGCAAAGCGCGCCGCATAATATTTTAGCCAAACGCCCGAACAAAATTAGTTTTCCGGCACGGACGGCGCGGAAATAGCCTCGACCGGACAAACCCCGGTGCAGGCTCCGCAATCAATGCAACGGGTCGCGTCAATTTCGTATTTGCCGTCGCCCTCGCTGATCGCCTGTTCAGGGCATTCACCGGCGCAAGAACCGCAAGCAATACAATCTTCGGAAATAACG harbors:
- a CDS encoding type II toxin-antitoxin system VapB family antitoxin, translated to MRTTLELDQALLGEAMRWTGQPTKTAVITTALKQIIQTQKRLRLIGLSGKVKLPINLNRTRQRA
- a CDS encoding PIN domain-containing protein — encoded protein: MKYLVDSCVWIDFFGQKKHFKIISRLLFNNSAVLNEIILAELLPVAKLQKETTFIDCLSGLEIAPLHIVWPEITEMQYQCLKGGLNKVGLLDIVIAQNAKQNGLALLSTDKHMRFLARKFGVQLKQA
- a CDS encoding LEA type 2 family protein — its product is MAKILCGALCCFCLFGCMQQPTISYKDCVVELNDLQSASARINFSVSNPNVFPLQGKVSYTLLLQEKELAAGQTNDLEAKANTDTSFVLEQNIEFAKIFDSAADLVKAVLDGQEFVRVRLTGRYELNAALFFKESIPFDQAVEIPLPSQTQIEAEFRKNIQQNLQQNLNLNNLGGLPL
- the tyrS gene encoding tyrosine--tRNA ligase, whose translation is MNPFETIQNGALEIISAAELRKKLESGQKLKIKFGADPSAPDLHLGHTVVLQKLRQFQDLGHEVIFLIGDFTAAIGDPTGKSETRKPLSRAQIEQNSATYQAQIFKILDKRRTKIVYNSQWINKLTPADLVKLLAQITVAQTLEREDFKKRYTSGQSIALHEFMYPLLQGYDSVALQADVELGGTDQKFNMLVGRDLQANAGQEPQNIIIMPILEGLDGLNKMSKSLGNHIGITEPPNEMFGKLMSLPDQLMPRYYQLLTELPFDPNEHPRAAKEKLASYIVARYHSTAAAAAAAENFKNVFANNGAPDDIAVLSARDFLGLPLAKLLTAAGLSASNAEAKRDIQAGAVKVNGEKVSDPQAAVVAVDPTELIIQVGKRKFVKLS
- a CDS encoding 4Fe-4S binding protein, which encodes MAHVISEDCIACGSCAGECPEQAISEGDGKYEIDATRCIDCGACTGVCPVEAISAPSVPEN